In the Streptomyces sp. NBC_00525 genome, one interval contains:
- a CDS encoding amino acid adenylation domain-containing protein yields MTIAERFRAQAARHPDRVALAEGGDVRSYARLLADAEAFARGLRRLGVRTGALVGIAGGRSVSFVTAVVGTVLAGAVYVPLNPRQPTDRYRRMVATADLRLVVHTDGGTHPSSLPARVRLRTAADVLHEGAAWAEPAAPDENVMAYVMFTSGSTGRPKGVVVGQAGVIRLVCGARYAAFRPQDRVAHGAAPEFDAATLEIWGALLNGAALHIADPQTMARPALYAAFLRREEITFAWLTAPLFHRMAEHDPGMFAPLRTLITGGDVVSPGHADRTLRHCPELHLYNGYGPTENTTFTTVHRITRPVGAPVPIGRAIEGTVLSVRDDRGDPVPDGVEGELWVAGAGVARGYLDEPELTAARFRDGHYRTGDRVTRDATGVLHYHGRVDQQVKIMGNLVEPAEVTAVLCTVPGVRHAHTVARPNAAGDAQLTAYAVTDGTGAGTLRSALADLLPGYLRPARLLVLDELPLGPTGKVDNDRLPRPDEAEPAGMGEAPDEDAPVLYGLWAEALGCRTSELGPDSRFLDLGGDSLKLARLLDLIHRRLGRGLRFADVHEASTLREMALRLETAPPALPAIPAGAGPTGVPHPSQRGLYALWLARPDSLAYNIPIRLDFNAPQNPDKLHTALRTLVRRHDALRTRLFVDGTGLRQQVMEEAEFAWETVPPGDPAIEATGFVRPFDLGVAPLLRARSAGARLYLDLHHVIADGVSVRVLVRQLLDLLEPGGGTGAESRPAVRWLDAAAWCAAEASRDHGYWVRELDGMPRAGTFVTDHPRPPRPGDAGGRVRRDPVAAEPLSRAARAHGTTPFVVLLAAYAITLARAGARDGLVIGVPMHGRSHPDLADTVGMFVTTVPVPMRITPGMRLADLVLEADATHRRALDHQQFAFDDLAAGRGGRPGTRNPLFDVFLALQNIDVYSYRARDLRADLEFLPTGSPRFDLNLQVHDRPERLVADLEFAMDLYTSESAARLLDAVLAVVVELDTMPHAPVLPAPAATDPDHDDEADFDYGALR; encoded by the coding sequence GTGACCATCGCTGAGCGGTTCCGGGCGCAGGCCGCCCGTCACCCGGACCGGGTCGCCCTGGCCGAGGGGGGAGACGTCCGCTCCTATGCGCGACTGCTGGCGGATGCCGAGGCGTTCGCGAGAGGGCTGAGGCGCCTGGGGGTCCGCACGGGCGCGCTCGTCGGCATCGCGGGAGGGCGGTCCGTCTCCTTCGTCACGGCGGTGGTCGGCACCGTGCTGGCCGGCGCCGTATACGTACCGCTCAACCCGCGGCAGCCGACGGACCGGTATCGGCGGATGGTGGCGACGGCGGACCTGCGCCTCGTGGTGCACACGGACGGGGGAACCCACCCGTCGTCCCTCCCGGCGCGGGTACGACTCCGCACGGCGGCGGATGTGCTGCACGAGGGCGCCGCCTGGGCCGAACCCGCGGCGCCGGACGAGAACGTGATGGCCTACGTCATGTTCACCTCCGGCAGCACGGGCCGGCCCAAGGGCGTGGTTGTGGGGCAGGCGGGCGTGATCCGGCTGGTCTGCGGCGCCCGCTACGCGGCGTTCCGCCCGCAGGACCGGGTCGCGCACGGTGCCGCTCCGGAGTTCGACGCGGCCACCCTGGAGATCTGGGGCGCGCTGCTCAACGGCGCGGCGCTGCATATCGCCGACCCGCAGACGATGGCCCGCCCGGCCCTGTACGCGGCGTTCCTGCGGCGGGAGGAGATCACGTTCGCCTGGCTGACGGCACCGCTGTTCCACCGCATGGCGGAGCACGATCCGGGCATGTTCGCCCCGCTGCGGACCCTGATCACCGGCGGGGACGTGGTTTCGCCCGGACACGCGGACCGCACACTGCGGCACTGTCCGGAACTCCACCTCTACAACGGATACGGACCCACCGAGAACACCACCTTCACCACCGTGCACCGCATCACCAGGCCGGTCGGTGCTCCGGTTCCGATCGGCCGGGCCATCGAGGGCACCGTCCTGTCCGTCCGTGACGACCGGGGCGACCCCGTCCCGGACGGCGTCGAGGGCGAACTGTGGGTCGCGGGTGCCGGAGTCGCACGGGGCTACCTCGACGAACCCGAGCTGACCGCGGCCCGCTTCCGCGACGGCCACTACCGCACCGGCGACCGCGTCACGCGTGACGCGACGGGCGTGCTGCACTACCACGGCCGGGTCGACCAGCAGGTCAAGATCATGGGCAACCTCGTGGAGCCCGCCGAGGTCACCGCAGTGCTGTGCACCGTTCCGGGAGTACGCCACGCGCACACGGTGGCCCGGCCGAACGCCGCAGGAGACGCGCAGCTGACGGCGTACGCGGTCACCGACGGAACCGGCGCGGGGACCCTGCGGTCGGCGCTGGCGGACCTGCTGCCGGGCTATCTGAGGCCCGCGCGGCTGCTCGTCCTGGACGAGCTGCCACTCGGGCCGACCGGCAAGGTGGACAACGACCGGCTGCCCAGGCCGGACGAGGCCGAGCCGGCGGGTATGGGCGAGGCGCCCGACGAGGATGCTCCCGTCCTGTACGGGCTGTGGGCCGAGGCGTTGGGCTGCCGGACCTCCGAGCTCGGTCCCGACAGCCGCTTCCTCGACCTCGGCGGCGACTCGCTGAAGCTGGCGCGGCTGCTCGACCTCATCCACCGGCGGCTGGGGCGCGGCCTGCGGTTCGCCGACGTCCACGAGGCGAGCACACTGCGTGAGATGGCCCTGCGCCTGGAGACCGCCCCGCCCGCGCTTCCGGCGATTCCGGCCGGCGCCGGTCCGACCGGCGTGCCGCATCCCAGTCAGCGCGGCCTCTACGCGCTGTGGCTGGCCCGGCCCGACTCGCTCGCCTACAACATCCCGATCAGGCTCGACTTCAATGCCCCGCAGAACCCCGACAAGCTGCACACCGCGCTGCGGACCCTGGTCCGACGGCACGATGCGCTGCGCACCCGTCTCTTCGTCGACGGCACCGGGCTGCGTCAGCAGGTGATGGAAGAGGCCGAGTTCGCGTGGGAGACCGTCCCGCCGGGTGATCCGGCCATCGAGGCCACCGGGTTCGTGAGACCGTTCGATCTGGGGGTGGCGCCTCTGCTCCGTGCCCGGTCCGCCGGCGCCCGCCTCTACCTCGACCTGCACCATGTGATCGCCGACGGCGTCTCGGTACGCGTACTCGTCCGGCAACTGCTCGACCTGCTGGAGCCCGGGGGCGGGACCGGTGCCGAGTCCCGCCCCGCGGTGCGCTGGCTGGACGCGGCCGCGTGGTGTGCCGCGGAGGCGTCACGAGACCACGGTTACTGGGTACGGGAGCTGGACGGCATGCCGCGAGCCGGCACGTTCGTCACCGACCACCCGCGCCCGCCGCGGCCGGGGGATGCGGGGGGCCGGGTCCGCCGCGACCCGGTGGCCGCCGAACCGCTGTCCCGCGCCGCCCGGGCGCACGGCACGACGCCGTTCGTGGTGCTGCTTGCCGCGTATGCGATCACGCTGGCCCGGGCCGGCGCCCGGGACGGACTGGTGATCGGCGTGCCGATGCACGGGCGGTCGCACCCCGATCTGGCCGACACGGTCGGCATGTTCGTCACGACCGTGCCTGTACCGATGCGCATCACCCCCGGCATGCGGCTGGCCGACCTGGTTCTCGAGGCCGACGCCACGCACCGCCGCGCCCTGGACCACCAGCAGTTCGCGTTCGACGATCTGGCCGCCGGACGCGGCGGACGGCCGGGGACGCGTAATCCGCTGTTCGATGTCTTCCTGGCGTTGCAGAACATCGACGTCTACTCGTATCGTGCCCGAGATCTCCGCGCCGACCTGGAGTTTCTACCGACCGGAAGCCCTCGGTTCGACCTCAATCTCCAGGTTCACGACCGCCCGGAACGTCTCGTCGCCGACCTCGAGTTCGCCATGGACCTGTACACGTCGGAATCGGCAGCCCGACTTCTGGACGCCGTGCTGGCCGTGGTCGTGGAGCTCGACACGATGCCGCACGCACCGGTGTTGCCCGCGCCGGCCGCCACGGACCCGGACCACGACGACGAAGCCGATTTCGACTACGGAGCCCTGCGATGA